A DNA window from Hyphomicrobiales bacterium contains the following coding sequences:
- a CDS encoding site-specific DNA-methyltransferase, producing the protein MTGMIGEIQPLQEEYSTGSTLGRWPANLIHDGSDEVLALFPDSNGSGGSLPQVKITGYGDGVVGSGKSEYFGGPRTPHDAGKGSAARFFYSPKCSKKDRNEGCEALETKTTQGMRANAGPALVGDDRSRTQTQNAHPTVKPTELMRYLCRLVTPPGGTVLDPFMGSGSTGKAALKEGFGFVGVDNDMEHGYFDIAVARVRSAILSE; encoded by the coding sequence ATGACAGGGATGATAGGAGAGATTCAACCTCTACAGGAAGAGTACAGCACAGGATCAACACTAGGTCGCTGGCCCGCCAACCTGATCCACGACGGCAGCGATGAAGTGCTGGCCCTGTTCCCCGACAGCAACGGATCCGGCGGATCGCTGCCACAGGTCAAGATCACTGGGTACGGCGACGGCGTGGTTGGCTCGGGCAAGAGCGAATACTTCGGCGGGCCACGGACGCCGCACGACGCCGGCAAGGGCAGCGCCGCACGGTTTTTCTATTCGCCGAAGTGTAGCAAGAAGGATCGGAACGAGGGCTGCGAGGCGCTTGAGACTAAAACAACACAAGGCATGCGGGCGAACGCAGGTCCGGCGCTTGTTGGGGATGATCGTTCGCGCACGCAGACCCAGAACGCCCACCCCACCGTGAAACCGACCGAACTCATGCGCTACCTCTGCCGACTCGTCACGCCGCCCGGCGGCACGGTGCTCGACCCCTTCATGGGTTCCGGGTCAACCGGCAAGGCCGCGCTCAAGGAGGGCTTCGGCTTCGTGGGCGTCGACAACGACATGGAGCACGGCTACTTCGACATCGCCGTCGCACGAGTCAGGTCTGCTATACTATCTGAGTAG